Proteins encoded together in one Bos indicus isolate NIAB-ARS_2022 breed Sahiwal x Tharparkar chromosome 3, NIAB-ARS_B.indTharparkar_mat_pri_1.0, whole genome shotgun sequence window:
- the SH2D1B gene encoding SH2 domain-containing protein 1B isoform X2, protein MDLPYYHGPLSKRDCETLLLKEGVDGNYLLRDSESMPGVLCLCVSFKNFVYTYRIFKEKHGYFHIQTAEGVRRQIFPNLKELISKFEEPHQGLMFHLVKPIKRTGSCLRWRRSKIELDENSGSDYVDVLP, encoded by the exons ATGGATCTGCCTTATTACCATGGCCCTCTGTCCAAGCGAGACTGTGAGACCTTGCTGCTCAAGGAAGGAGTGGATGGCAACTATCTGTTAAGAGACAGCGAGTCTATGCCCGGAGTCCTGTGCCTCTGTGTCTC gtttaaaaattttgtctACACATACCGAATCTTCAAAGAGAAACATGGGTATTTCCACATACAG ACAGCGGAAGGCGTTAGACGACAGATCTTTCCAAACCTGAAGGAACTGATCTCCAAGTTTGAAGAGCCACATCAAGGACTGATGTTTCACCTTGTAAAGCCAATAAAGAGAACCGGATCCTGCCTGAGATGGAGAAGATCGAAGATAGAGTTGGATG AGAACAGTGGCAGTGACTATGTAGATGTCCTGCCTTGA
- the SH2D1B gene encoding SH2 domain-containing protein 1B isoform X1, with the protein MDLPYYHGPLSKRDCETLLLKEGVDGNYLLRDSESMPGVLCLCVSFKNFVYTYRIFKEKHGYFHIQTAEGVRRQIFPNLKELISKFEEPHQGLMFHLVKPIKRTGSCLRWRRSKIELDGIYENSGSDYVDVLP; encoded by the exons ATGGATCTGCCTTATTACCATGGCCCTCTGTCCAAGCGAGACTGTGAGACCTTGCTGCTCAAGGAAGGAGTGGATGGCAACTATCTGTTAAGAGACAGCGAGTCTATGCCCGGAGTCCTGTGCCTCTGTGTCTC gtttaaaaattttgtctACACATACCGAATCTTCAAAGAGAAACATGGGTATTTCCACATACAG ACAGCGGAAGGCGTTAGACGACAGATCTTTCCAAACCTGAAGGAACTGATCTCCAAGTTTGAAGAGCCACATCAAGGACTGATGTTTCACCTTGTAAAGCCAATAAAGAGAACCGGATCCTGCCTGAGATGGAGAAGATCGAAGATAGAGTTGGATGGTATTTATG AGAACAGTGGCAGTGACTATGTAGATGTCCTGCCTTGA